Within the Opitutaceae bacterium TAV5 genome, the region GAGGGCCCGGCAGTCAGCGAAATCATCGCTGCCGGGGCCGGTCACAAAGCGGTTTCGATACTGTGTCCCCTGCCCGTATTTATCGACGCCGAGCGAGTGCTGGAGGATGTGGAGTTGTTTGGGTGAAAGAGTCATATTTTCCTTTTTTGTGATCTGCGAATTCCCGCCTGTCTTATTATCTTGGATACCGTCGGTTGCGATGTCCCGGTAGCGATAGCGATTTCCTTTTGGTGGCAACCCTCGCGCCCCATAGAAACAATCGTTGCCACAACATCTGGCGGAGTGGTGTAGCGGGCCATGCCGCACCGATGGGCGTTTGTCGGCGCGTGGCCTTCGCCGGTGTGCTCGGCATCCCACACCGCCCGGACCTGCTTTGCGACCATGCCGGGCAGCAAGCCGATCCACTTCGCGCCACAGGTGCAGTAAAGCCGGAGGTCTGTCACGGCTCCTCCCTCCCCGGCATCCGGTGCGGGTTGAGCGCCGCATCGAGGCGACGCGCCAGGTCGTCGGATTTCCCCTTCTCCTTTCCGAGAAGTATCAAGAGATTCAAGACTTCTTCGGTAAGAATGCGGAGGGCGATGTCGCGTGACGCTTCCCTGTCGCGTCGATAGTGGTCAAGATCGGTCTGTATTTCGACGATTCGATGCGAATCGCCACGGGCAATCGCCCGAGAAAGCGCCATTGCGCAGCCGACGGCATTCGTGAAGTTGGCCGTCTCGGGGTCAACGATCACGACCTTGCGCCGGGCGAGATTGGTTTTGAGCGCGGAAACGTCGTCAGGCTCGACGCCGACGACGGCGCGGCAAATGTGCGTCTCGGGATCGGTGCCGATGGCGAGGACTTGGCCTGGTAGGATTGTCATGACGCGTCCTCCCTGTAGCGCACCTTGGTGAACGGCGTTTTGCCGATGTAGCTGTTGCTGGTCGCGACACAGGCGTTATCACCCTCTCGCCCGACAAGCACTCCGGGGAAATCCTTATATTCGCCGCCTTGCTGATAGAACGATGCAATTACGCGCGTCCCCGGAGGGAATGCCTCGTCGAAACATTGGCATGCTTTGCTGTACCATCCGCTCGCCTGCCCTTCGGCTCTGCGTTCGGCCGCAAGCCATTCATCGCGCTTTTCCAGCGCGAAGCGAAGCTGGCTGATGGATACGGACTGTTGTGCAGTCATGTAGTTGTCCTTTCGTTACTCGGTTCTTTTTTTCGCTGTCCAAAATCCACGCCATCCGCCCGCTTTGCGCGGATCAGGGCGATGCAGGCGGCGTCGCGCCCTCGCGGGCGCGTGGATTGAAACTTCCGGTGCCATTTGCGCGCCCTCCGCTTGGTGATGCCGAGCGATTCGAGGACGGCGCGGGCGTCCTGGCGAGGGCGGCTTCAACTAGCTTCCGCGTTTCGCTGTGCTCGTGACACGGAACGAACGGGTTTGCCATTTGCAGCGCTTCCCGTAGCTCCACCGCCAGCGCCTCTGTGGCGATTTTCACAGACTCAAGACCCTTGTAGAACTCCCAGGCAATCCCGGGCGTTCCTCCAAGAAGGGAGAACGTGTCACGCCATTCGCGCAACTCCGCCACCAGCGCCTCAAGCTGCTCGTATGTCGGCTTCGGCTGCACGGGATGTCTCAACGGTCGCGCAATCGGCCCGTCGTTTATCAGGCTGGCCTCCTCGCGGCGCTCCTGCTCAATCTCCCGTTCCCGCTGCTCGCGGATTTCGTTGTCTCTCGGTTGTGGATACATAGTCATGCTGCGATTTCTTCTTCGATCATTTCCGGCAGGTTTGCCCTCACCAGCGCCTCTGCCATCGGCGGGCACACGCTGTTTCCGCACATGCGAACCTGTGCCGTTCCGGTGAGTTTGATTTCGGTCAGTCGGCCGGTCTCGGGATCTTCATCCAGTCCGCGGTCGATGATGTAGTTTTCCGGGAAACCTTGCGCCCGGTAGAGTTCGCGAGGTCGGAGCATCCGCATGCCGATGTCCACGATCACGTAATCGCCCACGCGGGCAAATTCGCCATCGAATTCGACGCCATGCTCACGAAGGAACGCGGCGACGAAGCGGGCCGTCTCGGTTTCGCCGGGGATGTGTCCGACGGACTCGGGGCGGTTCACGTAAGTGTGTACCCAATACGCGGGCCGATCCTCGTCGGTGGCGCGCGTGACCTCGACGTGTCCGCCCGGAAATACGATACGGACGCTGGCGGGTTCGCTGTTCTTCCTGCCGCCCGTGATTTCGACAATGGCAACGTCGCTGCCGGATGGACGGACTAGCTTCACGCCTGCCCTCCCTTCGCGTCGGCCTTTTCGGCGATGACTTTCCAGTCGGTGCTAGCCTTGGTCTTGAGTGCGGACTGAATTTCTTTCGGAATGCCAGCCCACCAGGTGCGGAACGCGGCGGTTCCCTCCGTCGCTTTCTCGGCGCCGTATTGCTCGAACTCGGCCAGCTTGTCGGGATCGATGGCGGAGGGTTGCGCCTCTGTATTCGAAACCGCTTTCCTCTCGGAGGGCATCGGCTCCACGCGGAACGGCTTCCGCTTCCCGCGCGTCTCGGTGAGCGCGATTTCAAACGGCCCTTCGAGGTGGCTCGCATGTGAAATTCGGATACCGCCCACCTTGTCGCCGCCGAACTTGATCTCGGGTTCACGATAGAGCACGAGGCGGCGCCCGACGTAATCCTTACCCTCGCTGCCCCACATCGCCACGAGGACACGGCGCATCGACTTGCCCGGCTTGTAGGGATGGCCGTCGTCGCCCTCATATCGGATGATTACCGGCTGCTCTCGACTGCCCGCCTCGACCGAGGTAATCCTGATCGTGCGCGGACCGGAGATCAGATCATCGCTGTTCATCTGATCGGACTTCGGAATGATGGTGCTTGCCAAGTTCATAATGTCGTGTGCGTGGGGTTAGTGTTAACTGGTGGAGATCATATCGGCGTATCTGTTTGCGAGATACGCTGGCGGGCACGCTTCGAAGGTTTGGCCGAGGTCGCCCAGGGATGGGAAGCGGTCCTCTTTGACCGCGACGCTCCATTCGCGGACCGCCGCCCGCTGCTCGATGCGGCCAAAGTTTGCCCACTCGTCGGAGAGCACGACGCGGCGCACGGTGTGGGGCGCGCGGTCCTCCACGAAGACAAAAATGAAGCTCATGCGCCCTCGATATTCGGGGAGCGTCGCCTCCAGTCCGTCGAGGTAATGCGCTGCCTGGATGTCGTAACGAAACTCGGCGATCTTGTTGTTGATCGCGTGGTCGCTTATGTCGCTAGTGACCTTCCAATCCCAAACGTCGGCGCTGTGTGCGTCGATCATGAGGCGATCGTATCGCGCCCGGCAATACACCTCGCCGCGTTTCCATACCGCCGTAACCTCCGATTTGCCGTGAGTGGCAAAGGGGGTATTGTCGATTCCGATAGAAGCCTTCTTGCGGACCGCTTCCACGATGGCGTGAGCCGAATCTAGGTTTTTTTCCAGCACGGCAACCTTGCCTTGCGCCTCGACGCTGGCTTTCCATGCCTGCGCCGCTCCGCCCTTGAAGCTGTCGTAAGTGGCGATCTCGAATTCGTCATCGTTGCCGGAGAGCAACGCATGGACAAGCGAGCCGGTATTCATCGCCGGCGTGGCGACCTTGCCCTTCCCGCCGAAACGCGGGTGCTCAAGCCAGGCGTGGGCGAGCGATTGGCCGATGATCGTGCGGGCAATGCCACTGGACAGCGATGGAAGCGGGCAAGGATCGCTGTGATAGACCTTCGCGGGCACGCCGTAGTGCAGGCCAACGTCGAGAGGTTTGGGCGCGTCGCTCATTTCGCTTCTCCTCCGAGCTTCGCGGCCTGCTCCTCGATCCACTTGGCGAACTTCTCGACCTGCGCCGTGATGGTCGCGGCGATGCGCTTACCCTCTTCGCTGGTGGCGGTCGGGATCGGCAGGGAGCGGACGGCATTGGCAAAGCTGGCGACCTTCTCGCGGTCGGGCGCCTGCGCGGCTTTGCGGCGCGCCTTCTCCTCTGCCGCCTTTCGCGCCTCCTCGGCCTCGCGCTGCTTGCGCAATTCCGCCTCTGCACGTTCGGCGCGCTCACGCTCTTCGCGTGCCTTCTCCTCGGCTTCTGCCTTGGCCTTGGCGGCAGCTTCCTTCTCGGCTTTGGCCTTGGCTTCAAGGGCGGCGCGTTCCTTGCGCGCTTTTTCCTCGGAGGCGCGGGCTGCTTCCTCGGAGGCGCGCTTCTCTTCGGCAGCGATCCGCGCCTTCTCCTCGCGTTCGGCGTGCTGCCGCTTCTGTGTGTCGAGGAGCGCCACGAACTCGACCTCACTAAAAACGGCGAGGTCCATAAGGCGGGCGTCTGCACCCTGGGGCATATAGGGCGCGAGCACCTTCACGCGCTCGGCCTGCAACGCATCGCGCTTGCGCTTGGCTTCGGCTTCGGTCTTCTCGCGGGCCTCGCGTTCCTCACGCTCTTTGCGTTCGCGCTCCTCGGCTTCGCGCTTCAGGCGCTCGTTCTCCTGGCGGATGCGTTCGCTCTCTTCGGCTTCCGCCTTCTCCTTGGCGATGCGATCCGCCTCGGCCTTTTTCTCGGCTTCGACGCGGGCTTCGTGGGCGGACTTCATGCCGTCGAAAAATTGTTGCCACGACGCATCGTCCATCCCTCCGAGCGGGTAAATCGACGCATTGATGACATAGGGGCGCAACGCTTCCTCGCGCTCTACCTTGAGCTTCTCCATGCGAGCGGCCTCGGCGTGCTCGGCAAACTTTTCCATCTCTTCCAGCTTCTCCTCGACGGGAACGATGGCGTATT harbors:
- a CDS encoding DNA methyltransferase — translated: MKLVRPSGSDVAIVEITGGRKNSEPASVRIVFPGGHVEVTRATDEDRPAYWVHTYVNRPESVGHIPGETETARFVAAFLREHGVEFDGEFARVGDYVIVDIGMRMLRPRELYRAQGFPENYIIDRGLDEDPETGRLTEIKLTGTAQVRMCGNSVCPPMAEALVRANLPEMIEEEIAA